Proteins encoded by one window of Streptomyces clavuligerus:
- a CDS encoding helix-turn-helix transcriptional regulator, producing MGQLRRGDHGEWARHWQYEELPGLDLLRAHYVRHTFRRHSHEGFTLAAVSGGIEEMSLPEGVVRAGPGSVIMINPEVPHTARAGVPDGWTYATLYPSVELVSRIAEESGAPPGTPGFGETAVGDPHGAELIRGVHRAAEAGNALAADSLLRVTIARLLARHGGQLPSRAPQDAGARAAARARALLEARMADPPSLERLAQEVGTSPFALLRAFRAAYGMPPHTWLTDARVRRARRLLEGGGTPAETAIAVGFTDQPHLNRHFTRIVGVPPGAYRRERAGRPPARQPDDGPAGPVDGRRADGPPGSATGRTGTGDVPTE from the coding sequence ATGGGGCAATTGAGGCGGGGGGACCACGGTGAGTGGGCGAGGCACTGGCAGTACGAGGAGTTGCCGGGCCTCGATCTGCTGCGGGCCCACTACGTCCGGCACACCTTCCGCCGCCACAGCCACGAGGGCTTCACCCTCGCCGCGGTCAGCGGCGGCATCGAGGAGATGAGCCTGCCGGAGGGGGTGGTCCGGGCCGGTCCCGGCAGCGTGATCATGATCAATCCGGAGGTGCCGCACACCGCCCGCGCCGGTGTCCCCGACGGCTGGACGTACGCCACCCTCTACCCCTCCGTCGAGCTGGTCTCCCGTATCGCCGAGGAGAGCGGCGCCCCGCCCGGCACCCCCGGGTTCGGCGAGACGGCCGTCGGGGACCCGCACGGCGCCGAACTGATCCGGGGTGTGCACCGGGCCGCCGAGGCGGGCAACGCGCTCGCCGCCGACAGCCTGCTCCGGGTCACGATCGCCCGCCTGCTCGCCCGCCACGGCGGACAGCTCCCCTCCCGCGCGCCCCAGGACGCCGGAGCCCGCGCCGCCGCCCGCGCCCGGGCCCTGCTGGAGGCCCGCATGGCCGACCCGCCGTCCCTGGAACGGCTGGCCCAGGAGGTGGGCACCAGCCCCTTCGCACTGCTGCGCGCGTTCCGCGCCGCGTACGGCATGCCCCCGCACACCTGGCTCACCGACGCCCGCGTCCGCCGCGCCCGCAGGCTGCTGGAGGGCGGCGGCACCCCCGCCGAGACGGCGATCGCCGTCGGCTTCACCGATCAGCCGCATCTCAACCGTCACTTCACCCGGATCGTGGGAGTGCCGCCCGGCGCGTACCGCAGGGAACGCGCCGGGCGGCCCCCGGCACGGCAGCCGGACGACGGCCCCGCGGGCCCGGTGGACGGCCGTCGTGCGGACGGGCCGCCGGGGAGCGCCACCGGGCGCACCGGGACCGGGGACGTACCCACGGAGTGA